The Saprospiraceae bacterium genome includes a window with the following:
- a CDS encoding tyrosine-type recombinase/integrase has product MTNKLLVEKFIEYLKVEKKYSGLTLVAYTSDLTQFSDYCSSEYQVEIISGINHIYIRNWIVSLMTEGIASNSVNRKISGLRSYYKWLLKKGYVTVNPMLKVTGPKKTKRLPVTVQDVNIGRLLEEDIQLSKQSEYAVARDQFIVELFYTTGIRRAELTEMKITDIDFQRNEIRVLGKGNKVRSIPITDHFEKSIKNFLGEREKLESIIDNEYLFLTDSGKKIYPKLVYNIVHNKLNGITSIDKKSPHVLRHSFATHMLDRGADLNAIKEILGHASLAATQVYTHNSISKLKEVYQNAHPRSVNDK; this is encoded by the coding sequence ATGACAAATAAGCTATTAGTTGAAAAATTTATTGAGTACTTAAAAGTTGAAAAAAAGTATTCCGGATTAACTTTGGTCGCTTATACCAGTGACCTGACCCAATTTTCAGATTATTGTTCATCCGAATACCAGGTTGAAATCATTTCCGGGATTAACCATATTTATATTCGAAATTGGATCGTAAGTCTGATGACTGAAGGAATTGCGTCCAATTCTGTTAACAGAAAAATATCCGGTTTGAGATCTTATTATAAATGGTTACTCAAAAAAGGATATGTCACAGTAAATCCTATGCTGAAGGTGACGGGACCCAAAAAAACCAAACGATTGCCCGTGACGGTACAGGATGTGAATATTGGAAGATTGCTGGAGGAAGATATACAATTAAGCAAACAATCAGAATATGCAGTGGCACGGGATCAGTTTATAGTGGAATTATTTTATACGACCGGCATCAGAAGAGCTGAACTGACTGAAATGAAAATTACAGATATAGATTTTCAGAGAAATGAAATCCGGGTATTGGGTAAAGGAAATAAAGTCAGGAGTATCCCAATCACGGATCATTTTGAAAAAAGTATAAAGAATTTTTTGGGAGAAAGAGAGAAATTAGAATCCATTATTGATAATGAATATTTATTTCTCACAGACAGTGGAAAAAAGATTTACCCCAAACTGGTATATAACATTGTTCATAATAAACTGAATGGGATCACCAGTATTGATAAAAAAAGCCCTCATGTACTCAGGCATTCATTTGCTACACACATGCTGGATAGGGGAGCGGACCTCAATGCAATTAAAGAGATACTGGGACATGCCAGTCTGGCAGCAACACAGGTTTATACCCATAATTCTATTTCAAAATTGAAAGAAGTATATCAAAATGCGCATCCACGATCCGTAAATGACAAGTAG
- a CDS encoding redoxin domain-containing protein, producing the protein MTIFLDKISFGNSTEIVISDKVDATGNFKFSIPEGIKKGFYRIRVGAQMADLIVDGTEKDIVFKGNLAQLNDFVYTVTGSPLTEEYVKTVQDYISQKMDVPALTEYTTKTSDPMVAFQLASRLFTYRAEFIDLHKQVSQRLSAKHPDLEIAKGYTDIIGQLERQVQMMEASAKIRVGEDAPEIALPGPDGKVRKLSDYKGKVVLIDFWASWCGPCRKANPHVVEIYNKYKAKGFDVYSVSLDGLDSRTAQRFSDEGQLKEQMEAQKARWVGAIQQDQLTWDGHVSDLKKWECAPAGDYGVRSIPQTFLVGRDGKIAAINPRNDLEQQILKVL; encoded by the coding sequence ATGACTATCTTTCTGGATAAAATCAGCTTTGGCAATAGTACTGAAATAGTGATATCCGATAAAGTAGATGCAACCGGAAATTTTAAATTCTCTATTCCCGAAGGAATAAAAAAAGGATTTTACAGAATTAGGGTAGGCGCTCAGATGGCTGATCTGATTGTGGATGGCACGGAAAAAGATATTGTTTTCAAGGGAAATCTGGCCCAGTTAAATGATTTTGTCTATACAGTGACAGGTTCGCCATTAACTGAGGAGTATGTAAAAACGGTACAGGACTATATCAGTCAGAAAATGGACGTACCCGCTTTAACAGAATACACGACAAAAACTTCTGATCCGATGGTAGCTTTTCAGCTTGCGAGCAGACTTTTTACCTATCGGGCAGAATTTATTGATTTACACAAACAGGTTTCTCAGAGATTGTCTGCAAAACATCCGGATTTGGAAATAGCGAAGGGATACACGGATATTATCGGACAATTGGAAAGACAAGTTCAGATGATGGAAGCCAGCGCTAAAATCAGGGTGGGTGAAGATGCTCCTGAAATCGCACTGCCTGGCCCGGATGGAAAAGTTCGTAAACTTTCTGATTATAAAGGCAAAGTTGTACTTATTGATTTTTGGGCGTCTTGGTGTGGTCCTTGCCGTAAAGCAAATCCACATGTAGTTGAGATATATAATAAATACAAAGCAAAAGGATTTGATGTTTATAGTGTTTCTTTGGATGGATTGGACAGCAGAACAGCTCAGCGTTTTTCTGATGAAGGACAATTAAAAGAACAAATGGAAGCACAAAAGGCAAGATGGGTTGGCGCTATCCAACAGGATCAATTGACTTGGGATGGGCATGTGAGTGATTTGAAAAAATGGGAATGTGCACCTGCCGGTGATTATGGCGTCAGAAGTATTCCACAGACTTTCTTAGTGGGCAGAGACGGAAAGATAGCTGCCATCAATCCACGAAATGATCTTGAACAACAAATATTAAAAGTGCTATAA
- a CDS encoding T9SS type A sorting domain-containing protein, with translation MKNYRIYLTFIILLIYNTVDASIFCPPDKTIYCHDDRTYLPLTGTPIVFGYPQQMLRYVDQNFLNTCNAGYVDRRWYVDVNQDGSWQSGEGFCVQRLTVLYVEQPIQVIFPPDRMYNCKEDIKLDKPTWVAGPCDVIGSSYKDEIFEIAPDACYKIMRTFTVINWCNPQGSGNGQTWTHKQVIKVVETAAPSIAKCQPEIFNTAADCKAEIILENSATDDSSCPSQLLSWQVQVDLWSNGTIDYKYGFLEKDEFFIAPVINGSQISFTLPERVGIGKHKVFWSVRDQCGNFRTCHTYFEVKDQKKPTPYMHQFLTTAFRGNQMNLEIKADLFNVGSFDNCTPSKKLKYSFSPDVNDTVRVVTCNNFGFQFYTIYVTDEAGNSEYIEAFLLVFDNGSCNFNFSFDGRVLHSNGTKLENVNVELVMNDHLEMQTSTDVSGNFSFEDVSLNQGYSLEFQMDESLIESVNIEDFIRLKNYLFGLDNLEHFELVAADMNNDFKINASDLKILKDRILRPSTYFQNHKQWKLILDAPEEINAGNLKSLKRDFLLLNYDGFFDISAVVNGDITGANEPTTEFRNTVNVYWQKNEDSWELKVADKINVNGIQLEVSLNSLFSENLQVISSDRNLNGEQLYIDQENKLLRVLLAEKAELQENATIIRLQNVENVEKALPILLNESFMVDERGNLYKVRLEQSNIISNSTSIISPNPGNGLFTLNDLNATVLNISDIDGRPVSFGAKDGQIYLTAPAGIYIIQYLSSGKLLTNRFVVSD, from the coding sequence ATGAAAAATTACAGGATTTATTTAACCTTCATTATTCTGCTGATTTACAACACTGTAGATGCAAGTATCTTCTGTCCGCCTGACAAGACGATATATTGTCATGACGACAGAACATATCTACCGTTGACCGGTACACCGATTGTATTCGGATATCCCCAACAAATGCTCAGATACGTCGATCAGAATTTTTTGAATACCTGTAATGCTGGTTATGTGGACAGAAGATGGTATGTAGATGTAAATCAGGACGGTTCCTGGCAATCCGGAGAAGGATTTTGTGTCCAAAGACTGACGGTTTTATATGTCGAACAACCTATTCAGGTAATTTTTCCACCGGATAGAATGTACAATTGTAAAGAGGATATTAAACTCGATAAGCCGACCTGGGTCGCAGGTCCATGTGATGTAATAGGATCATCTTACAAAGACGAGATTTTTGAAATAGCACCGGATGCCTGTTATAAAATAATGAGAACATTTACTGTGATCAATTGGTGTAATCCGCAGGGATCCGGCAATGGTCAGACCTGGACACATAAACAAGTCATAAAAGTAGTCGAAACAGCAGCTCCAAGCATAGCAAAATGTCAGCCGGAAATATTCAATACCGCTGCTGATTGTAAAGCAGAAATCATATTAGAAAACAGTGCAACAGATGACAGCTCATGCCCGTCTCAGCTTTTGAGCTGGCAGGTGCAGGTCGATCTTTGGTCCAATGGTACGATTGATTACAAATACGGATTCCTGGAGAAAGATGAATTTTTTATAGCCCCAGTAATAAATGGCAGTCAGATTTCATTTACACTTCCCGAAAGAGTTGGAATAGGAAAACACAAGGTTTTTTGGTCTGTTAGGGATCAATGCGGCAATTTCAGAACTTGTCATACTTATTTTGAAGTAAAAGATCAAAAAAAACCTACACCTTACATGCATCAGTTTTTGACGACGGCATTCAGAGGGAATCAGATGAATTTGGAAATTAAAGCAGATTTATTTAATGTAGGGTCTTTTGACAACTGTACACCTTCCAAAAAATTGAAATATTCATTTTCGCCCGATGTAAATGATACGGTGAGAGTAGTAACCTGTAATAATTTTGGCTTTCAGTTTTACACTATTTATGTTACGGATGAGGCAGGAAATTCTGAATATATAGAAGCTTTCTTATTGGTTTTTGATAACGGTTCATGCAACTTTAATTTTAGTTTTGATGGAAGAGTATTACATTCCAATGGCACAAAATTGGAGAATGTAAATGTCGAATTGGTCATGAATGATCACCTCGAAATGCAGACAAGCACAGATGTGTCCGGTAATTTCAGTTTCGAAGATGTCAGTCTGAACCAAGGGTATAGTTTAGAGTTCCAAATGGATGAATCTCTGATTGAGTCTGTTAACATTGAAGATTTTATCAGATTGAAAAATTACCTTTTTGGACTGGATAATCTGGAGCATTTTGAGTTGGTGGCAGCGGATATGAACAATGATTTTAAAATTAATGCATCAGATCTCAAGATCCTGAAAGACAGAATTCTGAGACCTTCGACCTATTTTCAAAATCACAAACAATGGAAGTTGATTCTGGACGCACCGGAAGAAATCAACGCTGGTAACCTAAAAAGCTTGAAAAGAGATTTTTTACTATTGAATTATGATGGATTTTTTGATATTTCAGCCGTAGTAAATGGAGATATCACAGGAGCAAACGAACCAACGACTGAATTTAGAAATACCGTGAATGTCTATTGGCAAAAAAATGAAGATTCCTGGGAGCTCAAGGTAGCAGATAAAATAAATGTCAATGGCATTCAATTAGAAGTTTCATTAAATTCATTATTTTCAGAAAACCTGCAGGTAATATCTTCTGACAGAAATCTGAACGGTGAACAATTATATATTGACCAAGAGAATAAATTATTGAGGGTTCTGTTGGCTGAAAAAGCTGAATTACAAGAGAATGCAACAATCATTCGTTTACAGAATGTTGAGAATGTAGAAAAGGCACTTCCCATTTTACTTAATGAGAGTTTTATGGTGGATGAAAGAGGAAATCTGTATAAAGTCAGATTAGAGCAATCAAATATTATTAGCAACAGTACATCCATCATATCTCCGAATCCCGGAAATGGTTTGTTTACTTTAAATGATCTGAATGCTACTGTCTTAAATATTTCAGACATTGATGGAAGACCGGTTTCGTTCGGTGCAAAGGATGGTCAGATTTACCTTACTGCTCCGGCTGGAATTTACATTATTCAGTATCTTTCATCCGGTAAGTTACTTACGAATCGATTTGTTGTTTCAGATTAG
- a CDS encoding T9SS type A sorting domain-containing protein — MTIYKMHKDLILTILSLFLLYTVKSQCLINNLRYTVSECQEDQQFFVEIDFDHSGSGSQFRVIGNGSNYGIYSYSNLPVTVGPLSGNCSTIYEFAIRDVQNANCVAFKGLGKICCSQFCTLEIAETIVGECNGTGYDLLLNLNHQSPPASNFSIYNNGQFFGNYTYSSLPLQLTDFPSSNFETFNEVVVCAGSTALCCDTTYILNPCICSIYDVRGRVTECNDENQTFGVKINFKYNLTSDSFQLGGNSTNYSVFAYSDLPVTISSLPMNDNIEYEFLLVDKNDAFCFNTYEAGIIDTCMFECQIKNFSAQIMNETNNEFYVELNFDTNHPGVDGYLLFVNDSLYGNFSYNETSKVFGPFLKNCETLYAFEITDAEIGECTNRIQFDEVICINEDPCTLGEITILESCENNDLISFDLYIEFAGNVNDSFSIEINEIPYGVYSYDNIPVTITNFAFGLPEADILISDLQKDTCSNFKPYTFNCFPKPLCEINAFNISPVLCDTDGNFIVTLQFEASDFGENGFSIFINDIFYDSLNNGEFQYSTGVLAGDCETLYGFTLISNDFEECRESISFSEPVCCDNDCVIDSVVFFDPTDCIEGFYNVYLNFFHQNTSEMFDLRIDDEIFGTFRYDELPVLLQNIQANNDNITFRITDYENGPCAYSDVIPLVECSSSVGDLHMYGIQVIILNDMIQLIDKKSPSETQCRLFNTTGQVMWTGKLNGYLEISKTQLPAGIYYLQLRSGTKMYNLKILNIVK; from the coding sequence ATGACAATCTATAAAATGCATAAAGACTTAATTTTGACCATACTAAGCTTATTTCTGTTATATACAGTTAAAAGTCAATGTCTTATCAATAATTTGAGATATACCGTCAGTGAATGTCAGGAAGACCAGCAATTTTTTGTGGAGATTGATTTTGACCACAGCGGATCAGGTTCACAATTCAGAGTTATCGGGAATGGAAGCAATTATGGCATTTATTCATATTCCAATCTACCTGTAACAGTGGGACCATTAAGCGGAAATTGCTCAACCATTTATGAATTTGCTATAAGAGATGTTCAAAATGCAAATTGTGTCGCATTTAAAGGACTGGGCAAAATATGTTGTTCTCAGTTTTGCACCTTAGAGATTGCAGAAACCATCGTCGGTGAATGTAACGGAACCGGTTATGACCTCTTGCTTAATCTGAACCATCAATCACCTCCTGCAAGCAACTTTTCCATATATAACAACGGACAATTTTTCGGGAATTACACTTACAGTTCTTTGCCGCTTCAACTGACGGATTTTCCATCCAGTAATTTTGAAACATTTAATGAGGTAGTTGTTTGTGCCGGAAGTACTGCTTTGTGCTGCGATACTACTTACATACTGAATCCATGCATTTGTAGTATTTATGATGTAAGAGGCAGAGTGACCGAATGCAATGACGAAAACCAGACTTTTGGTGTAAAGATCAATTTCAAATATAATCTGACGAGTGATAGTTTTCAATTGGGAGGCAACAGTACTAATTATAGTGTATTTGCTTATAGTGATCTTCCGGTAACGATCTCATCATTACCGATGAATGACAACATTGAATACGAATTTCTGCTGGTAGATAAAAATGACGCATTTTGTTTCAATACTTACGAAGCAGGCATTATTGACACCTGTATGTTTGAATGTCAGATTAAAAACTTTTCCGCTCAAATAATGAATGAAACAAACAATGAATTTTATGTAGAGCTAAATTTTGATACAAACCATCCCGGGGTTGATGGGTATCTCTTATTTGTAAATGATTCATTATACGGCAATTTTTCTTACAATGAGACATCAAAAGTTTTTGGTCCGTTTTTAAAAAATTGTGAAACTTTGTATGCATTTGAAATAACAGATGCTGAAATCGGGGAATGCACCAACAGGATTCAGTTTGACGAAGTTATCTGCATTAATGAAGATCCATGTACTTTAGGTGAGATAACGATATTGGAAAGCTGTGAAAACAATGATTTGATTTCCTTCGATTTGTATATTGAATTTGCAGGCAATGTCAATGATTCTTTTTCCATTGAAATAAATGAAATTCCTTATGGTGTCTATAGTTATGATAATATTCCTGTGACCATCACCAATTTTGCGTTTGGACTTCCGGAAGCCGACATTTTGATATCTGATCTGCAAAAAGATACTTGCAGCAATTTTAAACCATATACTTTTAATTGCTTCCCAAAACCATTGTGTGAAATAAATGCATTCAATATTTCACCCGTATTATGTGACACAGACGGAAATTTCATCGTTACACTGCAATTTGAAGCATCCGATTTCGGTGAAAATGGTTTTTCAATATTTATCAACGATATATTTTATGACAGCCTGAACAATGGAGAATTTCAGTATTCGACAGGAGTGTTAGCGGGAGACTGCGAAACGCTTTATGGTTTCACTTTAATTTCAAATGATTTTGAAGAATGTCGGGAAAGCATTTCTTTTTCGGAACCTGTTTGTTGCGATAACGATTGTGTGATTGATTCTGTAGTATTTTTTGACCCCACAGATTGTATTGAAGGATTTTATAATGTTTATTTAAACTTTTTTCATCAGAATACTTCTGAGATGTTCGATTTAAGGATTGATGATGAAATATTCGGAACTTTCCGATATGATGAATTACCTGTATTGCTTCAAAATATTCAGGCGAATAACGACAATATTACCTTTAGAATAACAGATTATGAAAATGGCCCATGTGCATATTCCGATGTAATACCACTAGTGGAATGCAGTTCTTCCGTTGGAGATTTGCATATGTATGGTATTCAGGTCATTATCCTTAACGATATGATCCAATTGATCGATAAAAAAAGTCCATCTGAAACGCAATGCAGGTTATTTAATACAACCGGTCAGGTCATGTGGACAGGAAAATTGAATGGATATCTGGAAATTTCAAAGACGCAACTGCCGGCAGGGATTTATTATTTACAACTACGTTCAGGTACTAAAATGTATAATTTGAAGATTTTGAATATTGTGAAGTAG
- a CDS encoding KilA-N domain-containing protein produces MAKNKKIEVKGREISLYSDKSDDYISLTDMARYRDADRTNYIIQNWMRTRSAIEFCGLWEKLNNPNFKGIEFDAFKNESGSNSFTLTPQKWIEATNAIGIISKSGRYGGTFAHRDIAFEFATWISAEFKFYLINEFQRLKEVENNRQQLDWNLQRTLAKVNYTIHTDAIKERLIPEKLTGKQTSFIYASEADLLNMALFGKTAADWRAENPDVNGNMRDDATLEQLVVLSNLESINAVLIRQGLDQSERLKQLNQIAITQMTSLVNNSKMKELK; encoded by the coding sequence ATGGCAAAGAATAAAAAAATAGAAGTTAAAGGAAGAGAAATTAGTCTCTACTCTGATAAGTCGGATGACTATATTTCGCTCACGGACATGGCCAGGTATCGCGATGCAGACCGCACCAATTATATAATACAAAACTGGATGCGCACCCGTAGTGCAATAGAATTTTGTGGTCTTTGGGAAAAATTAAACAATCCGAATTTTAAAGGCATCGAATTCGATGCCTTTAAAAATGAATCCGGGTCAAATAGTTTTACCCTCACTCCCCAAAAATGGATAGAAGCTACCAATGCCATTGGGATCATTTCAAAATCAGGTCGCTACGGCGGAACTTTTGCTCACCGTGATATTGCCTTTGAGTTTGCTACCTGGATAAGTGCTGAGTTCAAATTTTACCTAATCAATGAATTCCAAAGACTCAAAGAAGTTGAAAACAACCGCCAACAACTCGACTGGAATTTACAACGAACCCTCGCCAAAGTCAACTACACCATCCACACCGATGCCATAAAGGAAAGACTGATTCCCGAAAAACTCACCGGAAAACAAACATCCTTTATTTATGCTTCTGAAGCGGATTTGCTTAATATGGCACTTTTCGGAAAAACCGCTGCTGATTGGCGAGCTGAAAACCCGGATGTCAACGGTAATATGCGGGATGATGCTACTCTCGAACAATTAGTTGTACTATCCAATCTGGAAAGTATCAATGCCGTACTGATTCGACAAGGCTTGGATCAATCTGAACGTCTGAAACAGCTCAACCAAATTGCTATTACCCAAATGACTTCTTTAGTCAATAATTCGAAAATGAAAGAATTAAAATAA
- a CDS encoding tryptophan-rich sensory protein translates to MNKFSLRFLIGMNVVSFVAVVIMNYLAVSLPLNGKTTGELSDNLPNYFVPAGFTFSIWGIIYLLLLGFCVYQLWYYFKSDKNALRMIPVIGHWFIISCLANVSWIVAWHYEEVFYALGIMLVLLYSLMKIYVLIRHISEITAPEKYFIFIPFSVYLGWISVATIANFTAFFVDTSWTGFGMEEVYWAVILIFVALLLSLMVLWRERDYFFNFVIIWAFFGIYSRHKSILTDDSNLVTNVALIALSTLIIATIVFLIQKSIFKNRHPVD, encoded by the coding sequence ATGAATAAATTCTCACTTCGCTTTCTTATCGGGATGAATGTCGTTTCATTTGTTGCCGTTGTCATTATGAATTATCTGGCTGTCAGTTTACCGTTAAATGGAAAAACAACCGGTGAATTATCTGATAATCTGCCCAATTATTTTGTGCCCGCTGGTTTTACTTTTTCGATTTGGGGTATCATTTATTTGCTTCTGTTGGGCTTCTGTGTATATCAATTATGGTATTACTTTAAATCAGATAAAAACGCTTTACGAATGATTCCGGTTATCGGACATTGGTTTATTATAAGCTGTCTGGCAAATGTGTCATGGATCGTAGCCTGGCATTATGAGGAAGTATTTTATGCGTTAGGGATCATGCTCGTCTTGTTGTATTCCTTAATGAAAATTTATGTTTTGATAAGGCATATATCTGAAATTACAGCTCCCGAAAAATACTTTATTTTTATACCTTTTAGTGTTTATCTCGGTTGGATCAGTGTAGCCACTATTGCCAATTTTACAGCATTTTTTGTAGATACTTCATGGACAGGATTTGGTATGGAAGAAGTTTATTGGGCAGTAATTCTGATTTTTGTTGCTTTGTTGCTTAGTTTAATGGTTCTTTGGAGAGAGCGGGATTATTTTTTCAACTTTGTAATCATCTGGGCTTTTTTTGGTATTTACAGCAGGCATAAAAGTATTTTGACAGATGATTCCAATCTGGTAACAAACGTTGCTTTGATTGCTTTGTCTACATTGATAATTGCAACAATTGTATTTTTGATTCAAAAGTCAATTTTTAAAAATCGCCATCCCGTAGATTAG